A genomic window from Streptomyces mirabilis includes:
- a CDS encoding DUF6884 domain-containing protein produces the protein MIRGLAYGFPRPDAQDSWNPRAFPCGSRKLGRRARAADLYVGSYHRACRRAADALRPDRLLILSARYGLLDPDDVIDPYDTPHGAADAITVQALLKQATVRDIVLLDPVVALGGTRHVGLVRTIWPHAQAPLAGTRGMGEQMARLAVLRKGHEQQLM, from the coding sequence ATGATTCGCGGGCTCGCATACGGGTTCCCTCGGCCAGACGCCCAGGATTCCTGGAACCCGCGCGCCTTCCCGTGCGGCAGCCGCAAACTGGGCCGGCGCGCACGAGCGGCAGACCTGTACGTCGGCTCCTATCACCGTGCGTGCCGCAGGGCGGCTGATGCGCTGCGGCCCGACCGGCTGCTCATCCTCTCCGCGCGCTACGGCCTGCTCGACCCCGACGACGTCATCGACCCGTACGACACACCTCATGGCGCTGCCGACGCCATCACGGTCCAAGCCCTACTGAAACAGGCCACGGTGCGCGACATCGTGCTCCTCGACCCCGTTGTGGCTCTCGGCGGCACACGGCATGTCGGCCTCGTCCGCACCATCTGGCCGCACGCCCAGGCGCCATTGGCCGGGACACGCGGCATGGGTGAGCAAATGGCCAGGCTCGCCGTGCTGCGCAAGGGGCACGAGCAGCAGCTGATGTGA